In Dermacentor silvarum isolate Dsil-2018 chromosome 2, BIME_Dsil_1.4, whole genome shotgun sequence, the following proteins share a genomic window:
- the LOC125942960 gene encoding uncharacterized protein LOC125942960: MCAGCVMSLLRFLCPLPRCDIFGIFQPVVRSLWATRCLEDHHDRLRLSQIEGWRSAHSDDPGTDCHGGPGKCATALIHHVFTEKNLMGHSLLENTTTNRQKEALGLIRVNAVIGFTCHKFPGTNMAHIKNTLASLLARDLKCPEELKSVDSSSAVHLQPSTFFYYYDVSSHLKSPGWMAQTQVLCCD; the protein is encoded by the exons atgtgtgcgggttgcgtgatgagtttgctgcgttttctgtgccctttgcctcgttgtgacatctttggtatatttcAACCTGTTGTtcgctctttatgggctacacgttgcctcgaagatcaccatgatcgcctccgactcagccaaatcgaag gttggagaagtgctcattcagatgatcctggcacagattgccatggtggaccaggcaagtgtGCAacggccttgattcaccatgtgttcacagagaagaacctcatgggccactcacttctcgaaaacaccaccaccaataggcaaaaagaggctcttggccttatcagggtcaacgctgttatag gctttacctgtcacaagtttcctgggacaaacatggcccACATTAAGAACAcactggcctcacttctcgcaagggacctgaagtgtccagaagagctcaagtctgtggacagttcaagtgctgtgcacttgcagccctcaacatttttttattattatgatgtttctagtcacctgaaaagccctgGTTGGATGgctcagacacaagtactgtgttgtgattaa